From Pseudodesulfovibrio alkaliphilus, a single genomic window includes:
- a CDS encoding phosphoadenosine phosphosulfate reductase family protein — translation MPALDHAIRAAENLLNGLFDMAEPAQVRVAWTGGKDSTVALFLWRAVLNHHGLGPVRAISVDTGCKFPEIIAFRDTVAQEWGVDLHVARPGKAASDIAFASDVIACCRALKIEPLTRALRETGTTHLVSGIRRDEHPDRAGRIPLELRSAPPHVMVNPLLDWSEIDIWAFHAQFGLPHCPLYDRGYRSLGCRPCTAAPGTGQGERGGREQAKERAMRTLTGLGYF, via the coding sequence GTGCCCGCACTCGATCATGCCATACGCGCCGCCGAGAACCTGCTGAACGGTCTCTTCGACATGGCGGAGCCCGCACAGGTCCGAGTGGCCTGGACAGGGGGCAAGGACTCGACCGTGGCCCTGTTTCTCTGGCGGGCCGTTCTGAACCATCATGGCTTGGGGCCTGTCCGGGCCATCTCCGTTGATACCGGCTGCAAATTCCCGGAAATCATCGCTTTTCGCGACACGGTGGCGCAGGAGTGGGGGGTGGATCTCCACGTGGCCCGGCCCGGGAAGGCGGCGTCGGACATTGCGTTTGCCAGCGATGTGATCGCTTGCTGCCGCGCTCTCAAGATCGAGCCGTTGACCCGAGCCCTGCGCGAGACCGGCACGACGCATCTCGTAAGCGGAATCCGCCGCGACGAGCATCCTGACAGGGCGGGGCGCATCCCCCTTGAGCTGCGATCGGCACCGCCCCATGTCATGGTCAATCCGCTGCTCGACTGGTCAGAAATCGACATCTGGGCCTTTCACGCCCAGTTCGGACTGCCCCATTGTCCGCTCTACGATCGGGGATACCGCTCGCTGGGCTGTCGTCCCTGCACGGCTGCGCCGGGCACGGGCCAGGGCGAGCGGGGAGGGCGCGAACAGGCCAAGGAGCGAGCCATGCGCACCCTCACCGGCCTTGGATATTTTTGA
- a CDS encoding pyridoxamine 5'-phosphate oxidase family protein, with protein sequence MSKDKKQIIDQLILGQELCVLATSDGLEPHTSLMTYLLDHASMKFFFLTRKASRKSRNLRKCAHVSLLIDNRTTHLPNSPDSALALTIHGVHVPLRKGQTIDAIVKRFIMKYPYIQDFALHPDTELIRIQARSATLLQGFEDKYETKFDNS encoded by the coding sequence ATGAGCAAGGACAAAAAGCAAATCATCGACCAACTGATACTCGGCCAGGAGCTGTGCGTACTGGCCACCTCCGATGGTCTGGAGCCCCACACATCCCTCATGACCTATCTCCTGGACCATGCGTCCATGAAATTCTTTTTCCTGACGCGCAAGGCGTCGCGCAAAAGCCGCAACCTGCGCAAATGCGCCCACGTCAGCCTGCTCATCGATAACCGCACCACCCATCTGCCCAACTCGCCCGACTCGGCCCTGGCCCTGACCATCCACGGTGTCCATGTTCCCCTGCGCAAGGGGCAGACCATTGACGCCATCGTCAAGCGATTCATCATGAAATACCCATACATCCAGGACTTCGCCCTCCACCCCGACACCGAACTGATTCGCATCCAGGCCCGCAGCGCCACCCTCCTCCAGGGCTTTGAGGACAAATACGAGACCAAATTCGACAATTCCTAA
- a CDS encoding NADH-quinone oxidoreductase subunit 5 family protein — protein sequence MSNLLFLLILLPAVAAAVCYFVRSSAVRTLTVLATGAVLTAASLALLGQETSVPLTVGSVLGIPSDFLIAVLDFALLGVIFMYGVKHKSLLIQGFTLAQAVLLAWFELFMVKSAEVPAFAGDQISVIMVLVVSIIGSLICIFAIPYMKEHEEHLHLKKSRQPQFFFFMLLFLGAMNGLVLANNILWLYFFFEVTTLCSFMLIGHDRTEIAIKNSVRALWMNSLGGLAFVVGMMLVYSKVGTLDISAILAGGPQGALMVTGVGFLCLAGFTKAAQVPFQSWLLGAMVAPTPVSALLHSSTMVKAGVYVVLRFAPAFEGTLLSDGVAVCGAFTFLACAALCIGQSNGKKILAYSTVSNLGLIICCAGLNTPLAITAAVLLILFHAISKSLLFLCVGAIEQAIGSRDIEDMRGLYAKFPRTATITIIGILTMLLPPFGVLMGKWMALEAAAANIYVIIMLAMGSALTMVYWARWGGLLMATREAEAPREKQAGLISLPLMTLCLGAVVLSLASPWVYNSMLAPMFNAPPFAVSFGSLDAATGSFAVVPLFLALGLGAIYAVKAASGFRKVKIVAPYVSGSNVGEDGTYIGPMNGPVPFAAGNMYLGEIFAEGRLTPIFNALAVALIVLMLGGAL from the coding sequence ATGTCGAATCTGCTCTTTCTTTTGATTCTCCTTCCCGCAGTGGCAGCTGCGGTCTGCTACTTCGTACGGTCAAGCGCCGTGCGGACGCTGACCGTGCTGGCCACCGGCGCGGTCCTAACGGCCGCGTCGCTGGCGCTGCTCGGGCAGGAGACTTCTGTGCCGTTGACCGTGGGGTCGGTCCTCGGCATTCCCAGCGATTTCCTGATTGCGGTCCTGGATTTCGCTCTCCTGGGTGTCATTTTCATGTATGGTGTGAAGCACAAGAGTCTGTTGATTCAGGGCTTCACCCTGGCCCAGGCCGTGCTTCTCGCCTGGTTTGAACTGTTCATGGTCAAGTCCGCCGAGGTTCCGGCCTTCGCTGGCGACCAGATCTCCGTGATCATGGTCCTGGTGGTGTCGATCATCGGTTCCCTGATCTGCATCTTCGCCATTCCCTATATGAAGGAGCACGAGGAGCATCTGCACCTGAAGAAATCGCGCCAGCCGCAGTTCTTCTTCTTCATGCTGCTTTTCCTGGGCGCCATGAACGGTCTGGTGCTCGCCAACAACATCCTGTGGCTCTACTTCTTCTTCGAGGTGACCACCCTGTGTTCCTTCATGCTCATCGGACATGACCGCACCGAGATCGCCATCAAGAACTCGGTCCGGGCCCTGTGGATGAACTCCCTTGGGGGCCTGGCCTTCGTGGTCGGCATGATGCTCGTCTACTCCAAGGTGGGCACCCTCGACATTTCGGCCATCCTGGCAGGCGGTCCCCAGGGGGCGCTGATGGTCACCGGAGTCGGTTTCCTGTGCCTGGCCGGGTTCACCAAGGCGGCCCAGGTTCCGTTCCAGAGCTGGCTTTTGGGCGCCATGGTCGCGCCCACCCCGGTATCGGCCCTGCTGCACTCCTCAACCATGGTCAAGGCGGGCGTGTATGTCGTGCTGCGCTTTGCCCCGGCCTTTGAGGGCACGCTGCTCTCCGACGGCGTGGCCGTGTGCGGTGCCTTCACCTTCCTTGCCTGCGCCGCCCTGTGCATCGGCCAATCCAACGGCAAGAAGATCCTGGCCTACTCCACCGTCTCGAATCTGGGACTGATCATTTGCTGCGCGGGGCTCAACACTCCGCTGGCCATCACCGCGGCCGTGCTGCTCATCCTCTTCCACGCCATCTCCAAGTCGCTGCTCTTCCTGTGCGTCGGCGCCATCGAGCAGGCCATCGGCTCGCGTGACATCGAGGATATGCGCGGTCTGTACGCCAAGTTCCCCCGTACAGCGACCATCACCATCATTGGCATCCTGACCATGCTCCTGCCGCCCTTTGGCGTGCTCATGGGCAAGTGGATGGCCCTGGAGGCCGCGGCCGCCAACATCTACGTCATCATCATGCTGGCCATGGGCTCGGCCCTGACCATGGTGTATTGGGCGCGTTGGGGCGGTTTGCTCATGGCCACCCGCGAGGCGGAGGCTCCCCGCGAGAAGCAGGCCGGCCTCATCAGCCTGCCCCTCATGACTCTGTGCCTTGGCGCGGTGGTTCTGTCCCTGGCCTCGCCGTGGGTCTATAATTCCATGCTGGCTCCCATGTTCAATGCCCCGCCCTTTGCCGTGAGCTTCGGCTCCCTGGATGCGGCCACCGGCTCCTTTGCCGTGGTGCCGCTGTTCCTGGCCCTGGGCCTTGGCGCAATATACGCGGTCAAGGCGGCCAGCGGGTTCCGCAAGGTGAAGATCGTGGCTCCCTACGTTTCCGGCTCCAATGTCGGCGAGGACGGGACCTACATCGGACCCATGAACGGCCCGGTTCCGTTCGCGGCTGGTAACATGTATCTGGGCGAGATCTTCGCCGAAGGCAGGCTCACGCCCATCTTCAACGCGCTGGCGGTCGCCTTGATCGTGCTCATGCTGGGAGGGGCTCTCTAA
- a CDS encoding respiratory chain complex I subunit 1 family protein, producing MDTLILVIIGLVAGPVIGGLVAGLDRRVTAWFQSRQGPPIMQAFYDVAKLLGKEKMVVNQWQILCAWVYLIAAAVSVALFFAQGDLLVIFFVQAVGAVFLVMGAMSAKSPYSQVGAQRELMQILAYEPVLILVFVGIYLVTGSFSISSVWELEQPLLAKMPLLYLALGYALTIKLRKSPFDFSTSHHGHQELVKGVLTEYSGPYLALVEIAHWYETVLVLGLCALFWSTNVFWMAALLIGTYALEILVDNTMARMTWRWMLKRVWLLGMGMSVVNLIWLYAG from the coding sequence ATGGATACGCTTATTCTCGTCATCATCGGCCTTGTGGCCGGTCCGGTCATCGGCGGTCTGGTCGCCGGTCTGGATCGCCGGGTGACCGCCTGGTTCCAGTCCCGCCAGGGTCCGCCGATCATGCAGGCCTTCTACGACGTAGCCAAGCTGCTCGGCAAAGAGAAAATGGTCGTCAACCAGTGGCAGATCCTTTGCGCCTGGGTGTACCTCATTGCCGCCGCCGTGTCGGTGGCGCTCTTCTTCGCCCAGGGCGACCTGTTGGTGATCTTCTTTGTCCAGGCCGTGGGAGCGGTTTTCCTGGTGATGGGCGCCATGTCCGCCAAGTCTCCGTACTCCCAGGTGGGCGCACAGCGCGAGCTGATGCAGATTCTGGCCTATGAGCCGGTGCTCATCCTCGTGTTCGTGGGCATCTATCTGGTCACGGGCAGCTTCTCCATCAGCTCCGTGTGGGAGCTTGAGCAGCCCCTGCTGGCCAAGATGCCGCTCCTGTACCTGGCTCTGGGCTATGCCCTGACCATCAAGCTGCGCAAGTCGCCCTTCGACTTCTCCACCTCCCATCACGGTCATCAGGAGCTGGTCAAGGGTGTGCTCACAGAGTACTCCGGGCCGTATCTGGCCCTGGTCGAAATCGCCCACTGGTACGAGACCGTGCTGGTGCTCGGCCTGTGCGCCCTGTTCTGGTCCACCAACGTCTTCTGGATGGCGGCGCTGCTGATAGGCACCTACGCCCTGGAAATTCTTGTGGACAACACCATGGCCCGCATGACCTGGCGCTGGATGCTCAAGCGCGTCTGGCTGCTGGGCATGGGCATGTCCGTCGTTAACCTCATCTGGCTGTACGCGGGGTAA